One window from the genome of Nocardioides panaciterrulae encodes:
- a CDS encoding AMP-binding protein: MNLSPTGYADTFARDNLPPADQWPVLEFTTPDLQYPDRLNAATELIDVPVATFGADRPALRTPDGEVWTYGELRRRANQVAQVLVEDLGLVPGNRVLLRSPNNPWTVAAWLGVLKAGGIAATTFAALRARELGPIVAKTAPRFALVDHRCAADVEALRTTVAPGLEIVCFGGGGEADLVVRAAAKSGEFTNVETAADDVALFCPTSGSTGIPKITTHFHRDVLSIDNTFGKHVLRLEPDDLVACTAPFAFTFGLGMLVVFPLRAGACALLTEAATPAQMADVVAASGVTVLATAPTAYKQVIAGGKTHQLAGLRAAVSAGEHIPRQTWTRLRDEIGLRVIDGIGGTEVLHIYISAAGDDIRPGATGRPVPGYRATILDPDGEELPPGAEGRLAVIGPVGCRYLDDERQRSYVVNGWNVTGDTFTRDEDGYFYYAARTDNMIVSSGYNIGGPEVEAAIDEHPDVVESAVVGEPHPERGSIVCAFVVLRDGVTGDQTKAKEIQDFVKRTLAPYKYPRDVRFVDALPRNSSGKLQHFQLRKQVEGESARAAGA, translated from the coding sequence ATGAACCTCTCCCCCACCGGCTACGCCGACACCTTCGCCCGCGACAACCTGCCCCCGGCCGACCAGTGGCCGGTGCTGGAGTTCACCACCCCGGACCTGCAGTACCCCGACCGGCTCAACGCCGCCACCGAGCTCATCGACGTGCCGGTCGCGACCTTCGGCGCCGACCGGCCGGCGCTGCGCACGCCGGACGGCGAGGTGTGGACCTACGGCGAGCTGCGGCGGCGCGCCAACCAGGTCGCGCAGGTGCTGGTCGAGGACCTCGGCCTGGTCCCGGGCAACCGGGTCCTGCTGCGCTCCCCCAACAACCCGTGGACCGTGGCCGCCTGGCTCGGCGTGCTCAAGGCGGGCGGCATCGCGGCCACCACGTTCGCCGCGCTGCGGGCCCGGGAGCTCGGCCCGATCGTGGCGAAGACCGCCCCGAGGTTCGCGCTTGTCGACCATCGGTGCGCCGCCGACGTCGAGGCGCTGCGCACCACGGTCGCCCCGGGGCTGGAGATCGTCTGCTTCGGCGGCGGCGGCGAGGCCGACCTGGTCGTGCGCGCGGCCGCCAAGTCCGGCGAGTTCACCAACGTGGAGACCGCCGCCGACGACGTCGCCCTGTTCTGCCCGACCTCGGGGAGCACCGGGATCCCCAAGATCACGACCCACTTCCACCGCGACGTCCTGTCCATCGACAACACCTTCGGCAAGCACGTGCTGCGCCTCGAGCCGGACGACCTCGTCGCGTGCACGGCGCCGTTCGCCTTCACCTTCGGCCTCGGGATGCTCGTCGTGTTCCCGTTGCGGGCCGGGGCGTGCGCGCTGCTGACCGAGGCGGCGACGCCGGCGCAGATGGCCGACGTCGTCGCCGCCTCCGGCGTGACGGTGCTGGCGACCGCGCCCACGGCGTACAAGCAGGTCATCGCCGGCGGCAAGACGCACCAGCTCGCGGGCCTGCGGGCCGCGGTCAGCGCCGGCGAGCACATCCCTCGGCAGACCTGGACCCGGTTGCGCGACGAGATCGGCCTGCGGGTCATCGACGGCATCGGCGGCACCGAGGTGCTGCACATCTACATCTCCGCCGCCGGGGACGACATCCGGCCGGGCGCCACGGGCCGGCCGGTGCCCGGCTACCGGGCCACGATCCTCGACCCCGACGGGGAGGAGCTCCCGCCCGGCGCGGAGGGCCGGCTCGCGGTGATCGGGCCCGTCGGCTGCCGCTACCTCGACGACGAACGCCAGCGCAGCTACGTCGTGAACGGCTGGAACGTCACCGGAGACACCTTCACCCGCGACGAGGACGGCTACTTCTACTACGCCGCGCGCACCGACAACATGATCGTCTCCTCCGGCTACAACATCGGCGGCCCGGAGGTCGAGGCCGCGATCGACGAGCACCCCGACGTGGTGGAGTCGGCCGTCGTCGGCGAGCCGCACCCGGAGCGCGGATCGATCGTGTGCGCGTTCGTGGTGCTGCGCGACGGGGTGACCGGCGACCAGACCAAGGCCAAGGAGATCCAGGACTTCGTCAAGCGCACGCTGGCCCCCTACAAGTACCCGCGCGACGTGCGCTTCGTCGACGCGCTGCCGCGCAACTCCAGCGGCAAGCTGCAGCACTTCCAGCTCCGCAAGCAGGTCGAGGGCGAGTCCGCCCGCGCCGCCGGCGCCTGA
- a CDS encoding acyl-CoA thioesterase yields the protein MSAATSSVFTDAVTLKPVDAEHHDLAFTAVTQPCPWPKAYGGDLVAQAAAAAMRSVTDGKHLHSMHSYFMRPADIGAEVRYEVELLRDGRGYSTRQVRGYQNGKTVYVCLASFAAGEAGGSFAPGPPRDLPGPDELPSAESYLADRTGGTMTEQSKAYWSHGRSFDMRHVPGPVYLEVEGGAVPHQALWVRPFDALRPVDGLTDAQRDLAALAYVCDYTILEPVLRTLGLPWAAEGLMTASLDHAMWFHRTPAPGALDGWLLYLQEAVAAADGRGTGLGHFFTPDHTHLATVVQEGLVRHTDGAGGRR from the coding sequence ATGAGCGCCGCGACCAGCAGCGTCTTCACCGACGCGGTCACGCTCAAGCCGGTCGACGCCGAGCACCACGACCTCGCCTTCACCGCGGTCACGCAGCCGTGCCCGTGGCCGAAGGCGTACGGCGGGGACCTGGTCGCCCAGGCGGCCGCCGCGGCGATGCGCTCGGTGACCGACGGCAAGCACCTGCACTCGATGCACTCCTACTTCATGCGGCCCGCCGACATCGGCGCCGAGGTCCGCTACGAGGTCGAGCTGCTGCGCGACGGCCGGGGCTACAGCACGCGCCAGGTGCGGGGCTACCAGAACGGCAAGACCGTCTACGTCTGCCTGGCGAGCTTCGCCGCCGGCGAGGCCGGGGGCAGCTTCGCCCCGGGGCCGCCCCGGGACCTGCCCGGCCCCGACGAGCTGCCGAGCGCGGAGTCCTACCTCGCGGACCGCACCGGCGGGACGATGACCGAGCAGTCGAAGGCCTACTGGTCGCACGGGCGCAGCTTCGACATGCGGCACGTGCCCGGACCGGTCTACCTCGAGGTCGAGGGCGGGGCGGTGCCCCACCAGGCCCTGTGGGTGCGCCCGTTCGACGCGCTGCGGCCGGTGGACGGGCTCACCGACGCCCAGCGCGACCTCGCCGCGCTCGCCTACGTCTGCGACTACACGATCCTCGAGCCGGTGCTGCGCACCCTCGGCCTGCCGTGGGCCGCGGAGGGCCTGATGACCGCCAGCCTGGACCACGCCATGTGGTTCCACCGCACCCCGGCGCCGGGCGCACTCGACGGCTGGCTGCTCTACCTCCAGGAGGCGGTCGCCGCCGCCGACGGTCGCGGCACCGGCCTCGGCCACTTCTTCACCCCCGACCACACCCACCTGGCCACGGTGGTCCAGGAGGGCCTGGTCCGCCACACCGACGGAGCCGGGGGACGACGATGA
- a CDS encoding cupin domain-containing protein → MEPDLSKYALEGDNSMYATGSGLVVPVVTRGGHEPDTTGQSGGATRISGVSVQHTPATRLWFGKVSNEAGYRSVPHHHGEAETGGYVLSGRARIYFGERFEDYLDMEEGDWVFVPPFMPHVECNLDRNRPLTWMTARTPENIVVNLPQVDDTVLPDWLGRA, encoded by the coding sequence ATGGAGCCCGACCTCAGCAAGTACGCCCTCGAGGGCGACAACTCGATGTACGCCACCGGCAGCGGCCTGGTGGTCCCGGTCGTCACCCGCGGCGGGCACGAGCCGGACACGACCGGGCAGTCCGGGGGCGCGACGCGCATCTCCGGCGTGAGCGTGCAGCACACGCCCGCGACCAGGCTCTGGTTCGGCAAGGTCAGCAACGAGGCCGGCTACCGCTCGGTCCCCCACCACCACGGCGAGGCCGAGACCGGCGGCTATGTGCTCTCCGGACGGGCCCGCATCTACTTCGGTGAGAGGTTCGAGGACTACCTCGACATGGAGGAGGGCGACTGGGTCTTCGTCCCGCCGTTCATGCCCCACGTCGAGTGCAACCTCGACCGCAACCGGCCGCTCACCTGGATGACGGCCCGCACCCCGGAGAACATCGTGGTCAACCTCCCGCAGGTCGACGACACGGTGCTGCCCGACTGGCTCGGCCGCGCATGA
- a CDS encoding fumarylacetoacetate hydrolase family protein, with translation MQFATVTTEGGGRSAAVLDGSDWRALPAPDLSALLATTALRDAAGLAGEVLAGAEPTLPLPAPGKVICCGLNYADHIAETGRELPRHPTLFPKYADTLVGPADDLELREGLQVDWEVELAVVVGATLREADRDAALAAIAGYSVANDISVRDWQYRTIAWFQGKAWDRSTPVGPVVVTPDELDPFAGVEVICRVNGEEVQRASTKTLVFDAADLLAYISTFTTLRPGDLVLTGTPGGVGIARDPQRFLEDGDVVETEIPGIGVLRNTVRLAPARHTPVHP, from the coding sequence ATGCAGTTCGCGACCGTGACGACCGAGGGCGGCGGCCGGTCCGCAGCCGTCCTGGACGGCTCGGACTGGCGGGCGCTCCCCGCCCCGGACCTCTCGGCGCTGCTGGCCACCACCGCCCTGCGCGACGCGGCCGGTCTCGCCGGCGAGGTGCTCGCGGGCGCCGAGCCGACGCTGCCGCTCCCCGCTCCCGGCAAGGTCATCTGCTGCGGGCTCAACTACGCCGACCACATCGCGGAGACCGGCCGGGAGCTCCCCCGCCACCCCACGCTGTTCCCCAAGTACGCCGACACCTTGGTCGGCCCGGCCGACGACCTCGAGCTGCGTGAGGGGCTGCAGGTCGACTGGGAGGTCGAGCTCGCCGTGGTCGTGGGGGCGACCCTGCGCGAGGCCGACCGCGACGCCGCCCTGGCGGCGATCGCCGGCTACTCGGTCGCCAACGACATCTCCGTGCGTGACTGGCAGTACCGCACGATCGCCTGGTTCCAGGGCAAGGCCTGGGACCGCTCCACGCCGGTCGGGCCGGTCGTCGTCACGCCCGACGAGCTGGACCCCTTCGCCGGGGTCGAGGTCATCTGCCGCGTCAACGGCGAGGAGGTCCAGCGCGCCAGCACGAAGACCCTGGTCTTCGACGCGGCCGACCTGCTGGCCTACATCTCCACGTTCACCACGCTCCGGCCCGGCGACCTCGTGCTGACCGGGACCCCCGGTGGCGTGGGCATCGCCCGCGACCCCCAGCGCTTCCTCGAGGACGGCGACGTCGTCGAGACCGAGATCCCCGGCATCGGGGTCCTGCGCAACACCGTCCGTCTCGCGCCCGCGCGACACACCCCTGTCCACCCCTGA
- a CDS encoding RidA family protein → MAVDTAPIPVNPPSLPAPSGYSHGTLSGNTLFLGGQTALDADMRIVAGGIVEQFRQAFGNVLTTLAEVGGVPEDLVSLTIYLTDIPDYQAHGREIGAVWRELAGPVYPAMAGIGTTALWQPEAMIEILGVAVVPDERLVVPGR, encoded by the coding sequence ATGGCCGTCGACACCGCCCCGATCCCCGTCAACCCGCCCTCGCTCCCGGCCCCGAGCGGGTACTCCCACGGCACCCTGAGCGGCAACACGCTCTTCCTCGGCGGCCAGACCGCGCTGGATGCGGACATGCGGATCGTGGCGGGCGGCATCGTCGAGCAGTTCCGGCAGGCGTTCGGCAACGTGCTGACGACGCTCGCCGAGGTCGGCGGCGTCCCGGAGGACCTGGTCAGCCTCACGATCTACCTGACCGACATCCCCGACTACCAGGCGCACGGCCGGGAGATCGGTGCCGTCTGGCGCGAGCTGGCCGGTCCGGTCTACCCGGCGATGGCCGGCATCGGGACGACCGCGCTGTGGCAGCCCGAGGCGATGATCGAGATCCTCGGCGTCGCGGTCGTCCCCGACGAGCGCCTGGTCGTGCCGGGCCGCTGA
- a CDS encoding slipin family protein: MGVLLVVLLVLVALVVAGAASSFRVVKQVERGVVFRLGRAQQQVRRPGPTLLVPFADRMRRVNMQVVTMPVPAQDGITCDNVTVRVDAVVYFRVTDPVRAVVEVQDYQYAISQVAQTSLRSIIGKSQLDDLLSNRERLNQGLEVMLDSPAAPWGIEIDRVEIKDVALPESMKRSMSRQAEAERERRSRVITADGEFQASKKLSEAAAAMTATPGALQLRLMQTMVEVAAERNSTLVLPFPVELLRYFEAAAHAADPAVPRAGIPDPAPDPGPLPPA, translated from the coding sequence ATGGGCGTCCTGCTCGTCGTGCTGCTGGTCCTGGTCGCGCTCGTCGTCGCGGGCGCGGCGTCGAGCTTCCGGGTGGTCAAGCAGGTCGAGCGCGGGGTCGTGTTCCGGCTGGGCCGCGCCCAGCAGCAGGTGAGGCGGCCGGGTCCCACGCTGCTGGTGCCGTTCGCGGACCGGATGCGGCGGGTCAACATGCAGGTCGTGACCATGCCGGTCCCCGCCCAGGACGGCATCACCTGCGACAACGTGACGGTCCGGGTCGACGCGGTCGTCTACTTCAGAGTGACCGACCCGGTCCGCGCGGTCGTCGAGGTGCAGGACTACCAGTACGCGATCTCCCAGGTGGCCCAGACCTCGCTCCGCTCCATCATCGGCAAGAGCCAGCTCGACGACCTGTTGTCCAACCGGGAGCGCCTCAACCAGGGCCTCGAGGTGATGCTCGACAGCCCCGCCGCGCCCTGGGGGATCGAGATCGACCGGGTCGAGATCAAGGACGTGGCGCTGCCCGAGTCGATGAAGCGGTCGATGTCGCGCCAGGCCGAGGCGGAGCGGGAGCGCCGGTCCCGGGTGATCACCGCCGACGGCGAGTTCCAGGCGTCGAAGAAGCTGTCGGAGGCGGCGGCGGCGATGACCGCCACCCCGGGCGCCCTGCAGCTGCGCCTGATGCAGACGATGGTCGAGGTCGCGGCCGAGCGGAACTCGACGCTGGTGCTGCCGTTCCCGGTCGAGCTGCTGCGTTACTTCGAGGCGGCGGCGCACGCCGCCGACCCGGCCGTGCCCCGGGCCGGCATCCCGGACCCGGCGCCCGACCCCGGACCCCTGCCGCCGGCCTGA
- a CDS encoding RNase H family protein, translating into MTIIAAADGSALGNPGPAGWAWFVDDGCWASGGWAHGTNNKAELTALLDLLQQTAHLAEDLLVYCDSTYVINSVTKWMAGWKRRGWRKGDGQPVLNVEIMQALDAAMTGRRVELKWVKGHSGHPLNEAADRLANAAAASWKQRITPDAGPGFAGAVTSHPEERSVPVWEDLDLFSGQ; encoded by the coding sequence GTGACGATCATCGCGGCGGCGGACGGTTCAGCGCTCGGCAACCCGGGGCCCGCAGGGTGGGCGTGGTTCGTCGACGACGGCTGCTGGGCGAGCGGTGGCTGGGCGCACGGCACGAACAACAAGGCCGAGCTGACCGCCCTCCTCGACCTGCTGCAGCAGACCGCCCACCTCGCCGAGGACCTCCTCGTCTACTGCGACAGCACCTATGTCATCAACTCGGTCACCAAGTGGATGGCCGGGTGGAAGCGCCGCGGGTGGCGCAAGGGCGACGGCCAGCCGGTGCTCAACGTGGAGATCATGCAGGCGCTGGACGCGGCGATGACCGGTCGCCGCGTCGAGCTGAAGTGGGTGAAGGGACACTCCGGGCACCCGCTGAACGAGGCGGCCGACCGCCTGGCCAATGCCGCCGCCGCGTCCTGGAAGCAGCGCATCACCCCCGACGCCGGGCCGGGCTTCGCGGGCGCTGTGACGAGCCATCCCGAGGAGCGGTCCGTCCCGGTGTGGGAGGACCTGGACCTCTTCAGCGGTCAGTGA
- a CDS encoding dihydrofolate reductase family protein produces MSLTTAHVSISLDGFVAGPDQSRDDPLGRGGMLLHQWHFDADLPGHEVDARWTARLLRPRGAYVMGRNMFGPVRGPWTSWAREHGGDWRGWWGEEPPYHAPVFVLTHHAHEPIQMAGGTTFHFVTDGFAAALALAREAGGGDVDIAGGASAVRQGLASGELDELTLDIAPVLLGSGERIFDGPADVALEPLEAEHSRWATHVRYRVRRAGPVTDR; encoded by the coding sequence ATGAGCCTCACGACCGCGCATGTCTCGATCTCCCTCGACGGCTTCGTCGCCGGCCCCGACCAGAGCCGGGACGACCCGCTCGGTCGTGGCGGGATGTTGCTGCACCAGTGGCACTTCGACGCCGACCTGCCCGGCCACGAGGTCGACGCGCGGTGGACGGCACGCCTGTTGCGGCCGCGCGGCGCCTACGTCATGGGCCGCAACATGTTCGGTCCGGTGCGCGGGCCGTGGACCTCCTGGGCCCGCGAGCACGGCGGTGACTGGCGCGGCTGGTGGGGCGAGGAGCCGCCGTACCACGCCCCGGTGTTCGTGCTGACCCACCACGCACACGAGCCGATCCAGATGGCGGGCGGCACGACGTTCCACTTCGTCACCGACGGGTTCGCCGCGGCGCTGGCGCTGGCCCGGGAGGCGGGCGGCGGCGACGTCGACATCGCCGGCGGGGCCTCGGCCGTCCGGCAGGGGCTGGCGAGCGGCGAGCTCGACGAGCTCACCCTCGACATCGCCCCGGTGCTGCTCGGCTCCGGGGAACGGATCTTCGACGGCCCCGCCGACGTCGCGCTCGAACCCCTCGAGGCCGAGCACTCCCGCTGGGCCACGCACGTGCGCTACCGCGTCCGTCGCGCCGGCCCGGTCACTGACCGCTGA